Genomic segment of Pseudothermotoga hypogea DSM 11164 = NBRC 106472:
TGGGCTTCGCTCGGTTGCATGATCGATCAACCTTACGATCTGGAAGTCGGAGCGGGCACGTTCCATCCTTCCACCTTTTTCGGATGCCTCCGGGAAGGTGAATGGAAGGTTGCGTTTGTCCAGCCGAGTCGCCGCCCAACGGACGGAAGGTACGGTGAAAATCCCAACAGGTTGCAGAGATACTTTCAGTACCAGGTGATCATCAAGCCCTCTCCGGACAACGCACAGAAGGTTTATCTGGACTCTCTGTCCGCGTTGGGCATCGATCTGAAGAAACACGACGTTCGGTTCATCGAAGATAACTGGGAATCACCCACCCTCGGCGCCTGGGGCGTAGGATGGGAAGTGTGGCTCGATGGTATGGAGATCACGCAATTTACTTACTTTCAACAGATCGGAGGGATTGTTCTCAAATCGATCCCGCTCGAGATCACTTACGGCCTGGAGAGAATTGCGATGTATCTGCAAGGTAAGAGCAACATCTTTGAGGTCATGTGGAACGAGAAGCTGTCTTATGGCGAGCTCTACAGAGAGAACGAGAAACAGTTTTCGAAATACAACTTCGAAACGGCCAGTGTTGAAAAACTCTTCACTTTGTACGACATTTTCGCTTCAGAGTTCGAGTCTCAGATAAAAGCTGGATGCTATCTGGTCGCGTACGACTACATGGCGAAATGTTCACATGTCTTCAACCTTCTGGATGCGAGGAACGCGTTCAGCGTCACTCAACGACAGGACTTCATAAGATCCATAAGGTCGATGGCCAGACGTTGCGCCGAGGCTTTCAGAGGAGGGAAGTGAATGAACAACTGGGTCTTGCTCGAACTTGGTGTTGAGGAACTGCCCGCGAGCGAAATGGACTCGATAAAGGAACAGCTCCAAGTTCTGGTGCCGAATTTGTTCAGTGAAGCTCGCATCTCTTTTGGTTCCTGCGAAGTGTTCATAACGAACCGAAGAATCGCGGTGCGGTTGCAGAATGTTTCAGACAGGCAAGAGGATGTCGTGCTCGAAAAGCGTGGACCTTCCGAAAGAGTGGCTTTTTCTGACGGTCAGCCCACGAAGGCTCTGCTCGGGTTTCTATCATCCAACGGAGCCACCCTGGAGGATGTTTTCGTGAAAGATGGGTACGTTCACATCAAAAAACTCGTGGAAGGTAAAAATGTTTGCGAAGTGGTTCCAGAAACGCTTGTCAAAGTCATCACGAACTTGAAGTTTGCCAGACCAATGCGCTGGGCAAATGGTGATTTCGAGTTCGTGAGACCTGTGAAGTGGGTACTCGCGTTGTTGAACGACGAGGTCATACCGCTGAGGATATTCGATAAAAATTCTGATCGATACACCATGTCTCATCCATACCTTGAAAAATGGATCGCGATGCGTCATCCGAAGGACTACGTTCAAGTCCTCGAAGAGAATCTGGTCATCGTCGATGAAACGGCAAGAAGACAGTTCATCGTAGAACAGCTGACAGAGATAGAAAGAGCTTACGGTTTGGTGTGTGAGAAAGATCCGCTTCTTATTGAGAAGATCTGCAAGATTGCCGAATGGCCGCAAGCGATCGTTGGTAAGTTCGACGAGAATTATTTGAAGCTTCCTCAGGAACTCATAACCGTAACGGTCAAGCACCATCTCAGTGCCTTTTCGACGAGCAGGGCTGGCAGTCTCACGTGTCACTTCGTTGCGTTCATCGACAGACCAAGGGATGACTTCTCCATCATTGTGAGAGGTTACGAGAGCGTCGTGAACGCGAGGTTGGAAGACGCAAGGTATTATTTCGAGATAGACAGGAGAAAAAGGTTGGAAGAGTTCAACGAAAACTTGAAGCGAATGGTTTTTCAGAAGGAACTGGGTAGCCTTTACGACAAAGTGGTTCGAACGCAACAACTCGTTCAGTACATGGTTGAAAAGCTCTCCAAGGAATCGATGAAAGACAAGGCCATGCGTGCCGCCTTTCTGAGTAAAGCCGACATCGCAACGCACGTCGTGTACGAATTTCCAGAGCTTCAAGGTGTGATCGGGAGAATCTACGCACTTCTCGACGGTGAGGATGAATCCGTGGCACTCGCGCTCGAGGATCAATACTCACAGGAACCTGAGAGCGAGCTTGGCGCGCTGATAGGCGCTTGTGACAGGATAGACACGATCGTGGGCAACATCGCGGTGGGCAACCTGCCGAGCGGCTCGAAGGACCCATACGGTCTGAGAACCAAAGCCGACACTATCTATTGGTCCGTCGTTCGTTACGGATGGGACGTCGACCTTGTCGAGCTCTTGCTGACGGCGAAAAAGCTTTTGAACATCGATTTCGATGTTGATAAACTCTTTGAGTTCATGAGCTCACGTTTCTACGCATTTTTGCTTTCTCAGCGTTTCTCGTTCGACATAGCTCGCGCCGTGAACCATCTCTGGTCAAGACCTTTGCGTGGTTATCTTGCGGCTCAAGCTCTGACAAAGGCATGTCAGAGTGAGGACTTCAACAATGTTGCCATAGGTTTCGAAAGGGTACACAACATAACCAAGAATCATTCTGACAGGCATTTCGACGGCGCTCTGTTCGAAGAAGACGCAGAGATAGAACTGCTGAACCAGTTCGTATCCGTGAAACCAAAAGTGATAGAAAGTGTTTTGAAACTCAATTACGAAGAGGCAATAAGACATCTGTCTTCTTTGAAACCATACATAGACAGATACTTCGACGAAGTGTTCGTCATGGTCGACAGAGAAGACATAAGACAGAACAGGCTCGGTTTTCTCAAAAACATAGACGAGCTGTTCATGCTCGTCGGAGATTTGACGCAGCTGATACGAAGAGACTAAGCTTCATTCCTGCGGAGAAGAGGTCCAGTAGTTCGAAGCCTCCCTCGTGATTATTATGTCGTGGGGGTGACTCTCTCTGAGACCCGCGAGCGTTACCCTCACGAATTTTGCTTTCCTCCTGAGCTCGTCAAGATTCCGAGCCCCCACATAACCCATTCCGGCCCTCAGCCCTCCGACCAGCTGGTCGACCACGTCCTTGACCGTACCTTTGTATGGGACCATGCCTTCGACACCCTCAGGCACGAACTTCGCGTTCTCGTTTTGAAAGTATCTGTCGGCACTTCCTCTTCTCATCGCAGACTCGCTTCCCATGCCACGATAGGCTTTGTACTTTCGACCTTGATAGAGGATCGTTTCTCCCGGTGCCTCCTCTGTTCCTGCGAAGATGCTACCGATCATTACGGAATCCGCACCCGCAGCAAGAGCCTTGACGATGTCACCGGAGTATCTGATACCGCCGTCAGCAATGAGCGTAACGTGAAGTTCTCGTGCCATCCTTGCGCACTCCACGATGGCTGAGAACTGGGGTACGCCCACACCAGCGACAACGCGAGTTGTACAGATCGAGCCTGGACCAACTCCCACTTTAACGCCGTCGGCACCAGCTTCAACCAGAGCTTTGACACCTTCCGCTGTCGCAACATTGCCTGCCACCACTGGCAGGTTTGGAAAATTCTGTTTTACCTTCTTCACGGTCTCGATAACCCTCTTCGAGTGACCATGAGCTGTGTCTATTACGATGAAGTCAACCTGCGCATCCCTCAGGGCTTGAACTCTCGCGAGTACGTCCTCCCCTGTTCCAACCGCTGCCCCGACTATGAGTCTTCCTTTGCCGTCACGAGCTGCGTGAGGATGTTCGATCACACTCATTATGTCTTTGATCGTTATGATCCCCACCAGTCTGTCGCCATCGTCCACGAGGGGAAGCTTCTCAATCCTGTGCTTGTGGAGGATCTGTTTCGCCTCCTCCAAAGTGACGTTCGGTCGGGCCACGATGAGTTTGGAGCGCGGTGTCATCAGGAGTTTGACGGGTTTGGACAAGTTCTTCTCAAACCTGATGTCTCTGTTCGTTATTAGGCCGAGCAACTTTGCCTGTTCGTCCACCACGGGTAAACCACCTATCTTGTACATCGACATCAATTTCAATGCTTGTTCAACAGTTTCTTCTGGGCCTATGGTGATTGGATCGTATATGACCCCGTTTTCTGCTCTCTTCACGATGCTGACTTGGTGCGCCTGCTCCTCTATGGACATGTTCCTGTGTATGACTCCAACCCCACCTTCCCGTGCCAGCGCTTTGGCCAGTGCGGCCTCCGTTACGGTGTCCATGGCTGCGCTGACCAGCGGTATGTTTATCCAGATGTCTTTGACGAGCCTGGTCCTCACGTCGGTTTGCGAAGGCAAAACCTCGCTGTACTGCGGAACCAAAAGAACATCATCAAATGTGAGTGCCTCTTCGTACTTCAAGAGTACACCTCCTTCTGGTATGATGTTTTTTAGAATTATAGCATCTGTTATAACTCTGGTGTGGGAAGAAGGGGTGAAAGTTTGAAGGCAGTCTTTGTGAAGGTCTTTGGACACGTTCAGGGGGTTGGCTTCAGATATTTCACCTACAGAGTTGCGAAGAGGTTGAACGTGACAGGTTACGTGAGGAACGCTGAAGATGGTACGGTAGAAATTCACGCCGAGGGAGAAGAAAAAATTCTGGAACGTTTCTTGGATGAAGTCAGTAGAGGACCAACCATGGCCATCGTCACGGACGTCCGTGTGGAAGAAGTACCGGTTCAAGGATTCAGAAGCTTTGATATAGTGCACTGAGGTGGTATAGATGTTCATCAGCTTCGAAGGTATCGATGGGAGTGGGAAAGGAACGCAGGTTGAACTGTTCCTCGATTATCTGGAAAGGAACGGCGTAGACTTCGTTTACGTTAGAGAGCCCGGTGGAACACCCATCGGAGAGCTGATCAGAAACATCCTGCTGTCTTCGCAAAACATGATCTCAAAAACAGAACTGCTCTTGTTCCTGGCAAGCCGTGCTCAACTGGTTGAAACCGTGATAAAGCCGGCCCTGGCGCAGAACAAGACAATCGTCGCCGACAGGTTCGCTGACTCAAGTGTTGCGTATCAGGGTTTTGCAAGAGGACTGGGTGTTGAGACTGTTAAGCGATTGAACGATTTTGCAACGGGTGGACTGAAACCCGATCTGACATTCTATATAGATGTTCCCGTAGCGGTGGCTTTGTCGCGAAAGAAACATTTCGACAGGATCGAGTCCGAGGGTGAAGAGTTCCTGAACAAAGTCAGGCAGGGGTATTTGGAACTTCTGAAAGATGAGCCTGAAAGATTTGTTCTCATCAACGGGATTGCCGACGAGTTGACCGTGCATCGATTCATCGTCGAGGAGTTCGAGAAGAGGAGGAAGAAATGAAGTGTTCTTAACTATGTTCTCAGCGGAACTGAAGAGGACTCTGAAGAATCCTTACTCGCTCGTGCTCATATTGATCGTCCCTTTGGTCGTCACCACCATTGCAATTGTGCTTTTCTCGAGTTTCGGATTCTTGCAGACAAAAATAGGAATACTCAATCTCGACACGGATCCTCTGTCGCGTCTGACTGTGGGTATCGTGATGTCTCTTTTCAAAGGTGGGAACATCAGTTATGTATCGGAAGACTATCGACAGAAGTTGCTCAATGGTGATCTGCAGGCCGTGGTCGTCATCCCGAAGGATTTCTCCAGAAAACTCTACGCGGCACAGCAAACTGAACTGATCTTCATCCCGAGCCCTGTGGACTTGCAGGTCTCAACCGTCATGTACAGGACTTTCCAGTCCATGTTCGAAGATCTGAACGGCAGTCCGTTCTTTGACCCACAGGTTATCAGGTACCTGTTCAGCTCTCCTGGTTATCCCGCACCGAAGCTTTCAGCGCTCGAGAGAGAGAAGGTCCTGAACCTGACCTCGTTGCTGATACCCGTCACTGTGTTCTTATCAAGTGCGTGCGTGTTGCTCGCCATCGCTTCTGGCTCGTTTCAGTTGGACGAACAGTCGAAGTTGACTGAGCTGTTCCTGTCGATGAACGTGGGAAAGTTCACCTACGTTGTCTCAAAGATCTTGGCGTACACATCGGTAGGTCTGACTCTCTCCATGGTCGCACTCCTCATTCTCCTGCGTTTCAGGGTGTTCCTCATCACGCCAGCCATGATAGAATTGATAGTACTCAATTCCCTGTTTCATGCCAGCGTTGGTCTGATAATTTCAGCGGTCTCGCCGAACACACAAGTTTCATCGATGCTCAGTGTTGTTCTCACAGTGGTGAGCTTTTATTTCAGTGGCAGCGTTGTGCCGCTGTCTTCGATGCCGACACATCTGCAGAGCTTTGCTCGAAACTATCCTCTCTTTTTGGCGATTTACTCGTTGAGGAAGCAACAGCTCTTCGAATTCGATGTTACGAGTGATATCAAAAAGATGACGTTGCTCGTTGTCGTTTTTGTGGTGCTTTCTGTAGTCGCTGGGTCTTCGAAACTGAGGAGGCGGTGATTTTGAGAAAGATCCTAATTGTCTCCGACACTCATGGTTCACTCACAAGCTGGCAGCGGTTGAAATCGCTCGTGGGCCAAGTGGACGAAGTCTACCATCTCGGAGACGTGCTTTACCATGGACCGAGAAACCCCATACCCGATGGGTATAATCCTGCAGAGCTGGCTCGGGAACTGAGACGCGAGAATCTCTTCTTGGTCCGTGGCAACTGTGATGCCGATGTGGATTTGATGTTGCTCGGAATATCTGAAGCTCCGAAAGTTCTGCTTGCGAGCTTCGGTCAAGTCAATTTCGTCATGAGCCACGGAGATTTTTTTCAAAGCGAAGAACAATTGTTTACGTTCCTTGAGGAGCACGGTGCGCGCGTTCTCTTGTACGCTCATACGCATGTTCCGAGGTTCGACTGGATCCAGTCCAGACTGATCATAAACTCAGGTAGCCCTTCTCTACCCAAAATGGGATCCGAGCCAACCTTTGTGCTCATGGAGATCAACGAATTGGTGAAAATCTCTCTGATATCTCTGACAGGTAAGCTGCTCAGGGAGGCTTTGCTTTGATGGACGTGGCTAAACTGATACGTGACTCCAATGCGAGGATCACCATGATCAAGTATCAGGAGGAAATCCTCCCCGAGGACGTGAAATTTGGTTCTTCCTCTTGCTGGCTTGTCGAAGAAGAAGAGCCGTTCGTTTCGGAGGGGCCTGAGAAGATCATCTTCGTGGACAGCAGGAGGAGGAGGTTCACATCCATAGAAGTTGAAGGCTACGTTCTGCTGCTCACTCAGATCGTGACGGGTGCGGTTCTTCTCGAGAACCACCGTTGCAAACCATTGTTTTCTCCCGATGAACCACCAACGGTCAAACTCGTGCTCGGTGTTCCGGATGTGATTGCAAAACGCTGGAACGTACTGAACGGGGAACAGGTGAGCATAGGAAGGCTTTCGTGTGACGTGGCTGTAGGACTGACCGCGAAGGATGCGACGGACTCGTACATGCAGGAGATCGAAAGGCGGACCGTGGAGCGTTTCCTTCAGGAAGCACTTGTTGTCAAGGATGGGGCAATCAACTTTACGACGCCCACCTTCCAGATCGAGCGCGGTCCTCTGGGTCTGGTGAAAAACATACACATGCCTTACGTGGATGCAGAAAAGTTCAGAACCTTCGGATTGATGAAGAAGGGACAGAGATCAAGGTGTTTTGCAACACAGCTCGCAGAAGGTGAGGAACTTCTGAAGGTGATGAGTTATCTGAAACTTTCTGATACACCCGGACTCAGAGGTTTGGTGCGCATCGAAGCCGTGGTCCAAAAGGATTGCTTTGCCGGTTCAAAGAGGCACATTTTTGAACTCTTCGGAAGACTCTGTGGGACGCTCGTGAGAGTAAGCGACGACAGTGGTCTCATTCCAAGAACGCCTGAGGACACTCTGCCTGTGGTGTTTCTGGAAAAGTACCTCGACAGGTATTTTTACAGTGAAACGTACGTCAGGTGTGCGTTCATCGAGGCGGTGAAGGAGACGAAGAATTTCTCCACAGAAATATCATGAAGCAGGCCCCGGTGATGAACCGGGGCCCGCTTCATCCTGTTCGATGCGAGTCTCACTCTTCTCCTATCTGCATCCTTACAAACCTTGTGACTCTGATGTTCTCCCTGATCTTGGCAATAGCCTCGTCGATGACCTGCTTGACTGTCTTTGTATCGTCAAATATGTACTTCTGATCGTAGAGACAAACTTCTTCGAAGAACTTCTCCAGCTTACCTTCAACGATCTTTTCGATGACCTGCTGTGGTTTGTTGGAATCTTTCAGTTGCGCCAGATAAATTTCCTTTTCCTTCTCAATGACTTCCTGTGGTACATCCTCTCTCGATACGTACCTTGGTCTCATCGCTGCCACCTGCTTGGCAAGGTTGTAGGCGAGTTCTTTGAACTCCGGCATTCGGGCGACAAAATCAGTTTCACAACCGAGTTCTAAAAGAACTCCTATCTTGTCGTTGAAATGCACGTACGCAGTGACGATACCTTCCTTCGTCGTTCGAGATGCCTTCTTCTGAGCGACCGCTGCTCCGCGCTTCCTCAGTATTTCAATTGCCTTCTCGAAATCACCGTTCGCTTCGCTCAGAGCAGTCTTGCACTCCATTACTCCTGCACCGGTCATTTCCCTGAGTTTTTTCACCATTTCAGCACTGATTTCCACTGCTCGAACCTCCTTCGATAGAGATTTGTTGAAAACAGGCCGAGCGATATTATAGCACACCGTTTCCGTACAAGTCTCTCAAAGTTCTCAGAACGTTGGGAGGTACCCAGTTGCTGACATCTCCACCCATCGACGCGACTTCTCTTACCAGTCCTGATGAGAGGAAAGAGTATTTCTCGTCCGTCATCAAGAAAACGGTTTCAAGTTCGTGCCACAGGTGTTTGTTCGCAATGGCCATCTCGAGTTCGTATTGAAAGTCTGTCACGGCCCGCAATCCTCGAACTATTGTCTTGATGTTTTTACGCTTGGCATAATCGACGAGCAAACCGTTGTGGCTGTCCACATGAACGCGTGGTTCATCCTTCAGCAGTTCTTTGATCAGTTCCAGACGTTTCGCGAGAGGTAACAACGGTTTCTTCTTCGGATTGACCATCACGACAACCCAGAGTTCATCGAATATTTTTAAGGCCCTGTGTATTACATCAAGATGACCGTAGGTGATCGGATCGAACGAACCTGGATACATTGCTTTCATAAACTTCAGCCTCCGCACGAAACTTGATAGATTTTCATTGTTTCAAGACAGATTGCAGAAAGCTTGTTACCGTAAACGCAACCTGTATCCAGACCAACCTTGTTTTTAGATATCATAACGTCATGAAAGGGTGTGTGTCCGAAGAAAATCCTGAAGTTGGGCAGTGGGTCCTCACTGTATATGAATTCGTACCTTATCCAGAGCATGTCGAATTGATCCTGCTTCTCCAGAGGAACGTTCGGTCTGATACCCGCATGAACAAAAAGATCGTTTCCCTGAACATGGTAGATCAACGTCGATTCTAAAAAGTCCACGTGCTGTTTCGATATTTCGTTCACGCCTCCGTAGCTTCTGAGAGTCGCCCCTGCTCCATTCATCATCCAGAGCTCGAGATTCTCGCCCTTCAGAAGATAATCAAGCATCATCTGCTCGTGATTTCCCCTCAAAAAGATGCAGTCGTAGCTCTTCGAGAGCTCGATCAGCGTCTCGATCACACCCTTGCTGTCTGGACCTCTGTCGACATAATCACCAAGAAAGATGAGTCTGCTGTCTCTTGTCAGTGGCAATTTCCCGAGCAATTTCCTCAAACAATCTGAGCAACCGTGCACGTCACCTATCACGAACGTCAATCGTTCCACCTCTCAGCAGCACGTACAGCGTGAAGCCAAACAGGATCAGTAGAGCGCTGAGGAGTTGGGCGAGTCTGATCGATCCAACGTACATGCTGTCTAACCTGAGCCTCTCTATACAAATTCTACCGAGCGAATAAAAACACAGATACAGCGAAAAAACTTCTCCAAAGTTCTTCCTGTAATGCTTCATGTAATGTGTCAACAGCAAAAACAACAAGAAGTCCCATACGGATTCATAAAGAAAGGTTGGGTGAAAATACTCGTACTGTTTGAATTCCGGAGGTCTCATGGCGACGGGAACGTACATTTTCCAAGGCAAATTCGTGGGTTCTCCAAACGCCTCGTAGTTGAAGAAGTTTCCCCACCTTCCGATCGCCTGGCCAAGTGGCAGATACGCGGCGCCCAGGTCCAGTGCCTGCAAGGGCTTGAAGGTAACGTTCTTCTTGACGGTTGAGTACACCAAGAAGACCGTTATGCCTGAGAGGATGGCCCCCTGGATTGAGAGGCCTCCGTGCCAGAGTTTGAAGATCTCCGATGGTGTTTTCGAATAGAACTTCCAGTTCGAGATCACGTACAGCGCTCTCGCACCAACGACACCGAACACGACAGAGTAAAAAACCAGCTCATCAACCTGTTCCAAACTAACGTTCTCTCGTTTCGCCTGCTTTCGTGCCAGGGAATAGGAAACGAGGACGCCGGTCAAGATGAACACAGAATAGAAACGAAGCTCGAAAGGACCAATCCTGAACAGATACTGTGGGAGAAGCAACCTACCCTGGAACACGTACGCGAGGAACACTGACAGCAGGATCAAGAACAGAAGTAAAATCAAAGCGCGTTTCATGATCATTTCCCCAGCATGGTTTTCTCGATCATGCTGATCTGGTTCTTGATCTTGTGGGCGGATTTGTAATCCTCTCTCTTCAAAGCCTCTTCCAGCCTATGCTTCAAAACGTACAGATGTCTCATGGCCACTTCCCTCTGCTCCAACTGGCTCTCGCTTTCCCCCGCGAACAATTCCCTGAGAACGGCAACCGGGGCAATCGAGAAGACGAGATCTCCCGATGAGAGATGGCCTCCAGAAAAGTTTCCCATGTCCGAGTCCTGTACGACGCGCATGTATCCAGCAAGATACTTCAAATTCTCCCGTTTGAAAATGGCTGCCTCTTTCAACGTCTTCCTGAGGCAGTTCGAACACATGTGCACTTCCTTCGGTATCCCGTCGGAAAGAAACTTGTAAACCTTCACATTGATGTCCGTTTTGCACACGTCGCAACTCACGTGATCACCTCTACAGAGTTATACAGAGACATTGCCTTTTGAACTCCTTCCGACAGAATTGTCTGTACAGCCTGAACGGCGACATCCAGAACTTTGTCGAGTACGACACGTTCCTGATCTGAAAAATCCGTCAAAACAAATTGTGCCAGATCTACACCCTCGGGCTTGGGACCTATACCGATCCTGATCCTGATGAACTGGTCCGTTTTCAGAGTTTCGATGATGGACTTTAAACCGTTGTGTCCTCCAGCGCTACCCTTCTGTCTGATCCTTATTTTCCCAAGTGGCAAGTCGACATCATCGTACACAACGATTATATCATCGACCGAAACACCATACTTTGCGACCAAAGCCTTAACGGCCAGACCACTGACGTTCATATAGGTTAAAGGTCTAACCAGCTTCACATTCCCACACTCGAGTAACTCGTAGTTGGTCTCGCGAACGAAACTCGAAGTACAGCCGGCTCTCTGAGCGTATCTGTCCAGGAACATAAAACCCACGTTATGCCTGTTTGAGGCATAACGTGGCCCTGGATTACCCAGCCCAATTATGTGGTGCATTATTCTTTCTCTTCTTCAGTCTCCTCTGCCTTCTTTCCTTTCTTTATAACTTCGGGCTCAATCGTCTCTGCCGGAGCAGCCGCTGTGACTTCTTCCACCTGCAGACCTTTCGGTACGATGATAGTTACCAGTGCTTCGTCTGCAGGCAACAACACCTTCATTTCCTCAGGAAGCTTCAAGTCGCGCACGTGATAGGATTCTCCAAGGTTCAGGTGACTGACGTCTATTTCTATGTGTTCGACCAGCGCACCGGGAAGCGTTTCGACAGGCAGTTCCGTGTGCAGTACTTCCATTATACCGCCCTTCTCGACTCCGATAGGCTTTCCGACCACGCGTATGGGTATTTCGATCCTCATGACGTGTCCCATAGCAGGTTTGTAGAAGTCGATGTGAACGATCTCGTCAGTCACCTTGTCAATCTGAACCTTCTTGACGAAAACTTCTATGTCCTGCGTTTTTCCATCAACGTTGATCCTCAAGGTGACTGGCTTGGCCTCAGACAACGCATGGATGAACTTTTCCACTTCTTGTTTTTTCAACTTGATGGACACAGGTTCCATCTCTGGGCCGTAGATGACGCCAGGGATCATGCCCTGATTCCTGAGTCGCCTCACCGGTCTTTTACCGTGTTCTGTCCTGATCTCAGCCGTTAGTTGCATTCGGACACCTCCTCCTCATTTGAACAGGATGCTCACCGATAGATTCTTTCTGATCCTCATGATTGCCTCTCCCAGAAGGTTGGCTATACTCACCACATGGAACTTACTTGGAAGGTTCGTTTGATGAACCGTATCGGTTATATAGACCTCGTCTATCTCACTGTTTTGAATTCTCTCAACCGCATTGCCCGATAAGACTCCGTGCGTTGCACAAGCAAGTATACGCACCGCTCCAGCTCTTTTCAAGGCCTGCGCACCCTGAATCATGGTCCCTCCTGTATCGATTATGTCATCGAACATCAGGGCTATCTTCCCTTTGACATCTCCTATTATATTGACGACTTCGGCTACATTGTCTGCCGGCCGACGTTTGTCTAAGATCGCCAGCGGTACCTGCAGTTTTTCAGCGAGTTTACTGGCGCGCCGCACTGCACCCACGTCTGGTGAAACGACTGTGATATCCTTTTTGAAATTGCTGTACCGTCGCGTGATCTCCTCTATGAAAACCGGAAAACTGTACAGATTGTCTAAGGGGATGTCGAAGAAACCCTGTATTTGCTCAGCATGTAGGTCTATCGTGAGCACACGCGTGGCGCCCGCCACGGTGATTATGTTCGCCACAAGTTTTGCCGTTATCGGATCCCTACCCTTGGCCTTCCTGTCTTGTCTCGCGTAGCCGAAGTACGGTATCACCACGGCTATGCTGTTTGCAGAAGCTCTCTTGAATGCGTCGACCATCACAAGCAGTTCCATGATGTTCTCGTTTACCGGTGGAGAAAAGGATTGTAGAACGAACACGTCGTGTCCTCTAACGGTTTCGTTTATCCGCACGTTTATCTCGCCATCCGAGAACCTCGACACCTGACAGTCACCGAGTCTCAGACCCAGGTATTCGGCGACTTTTTGCGCAAGCGGTGGGTTGGAGTTTCCCGCAAAAAACTTCAGATCGTTACGCTGAAAAGGCATATTACGACTCCTCCCTCTTTTTGATGACCCATCCCGGTTTGACCGTTTGTCTACTGCGCGCGATCGCCAGACTCCATTCCGGAACATCCTCCGTTATGACGGAACCTGCCGCTATAAAGGCTCCTTTTCCAATCTTAACAGGAGCGATCAGGCAACTGTTGCTTCCTACGAACGCTCCATCTTCTATGAACGTTGGGTTCTTCTTTTTACCATCAAAGTTGCACGTTATCGTTCCGGCTCCAACGTTCACATCTTCCCCTATCGTTGCATCACCAAGATAAGCAAGATGTTGTGCCTTGCTGCGTGAACCTATCTTTGAGTTCTTCACCTCGACAAAGTTTCCGATCTTGACGTTCGACTTCAGCACAGTGCCCTCTCTCAACCTGGCAAAGGGCCCGACTGACACATCATCTTCGATCGTTGCGCCGACACAATCCGAACTGATTATACGCACTCTGTTTCCCACAGAACAGTTTTCGATTCTCGCCATGGGGCCTATAACGCACTCTTCTCCTATTTTCGTTTTTCCCAGCAGAAAAGTCATGGGATGAAGCACAGTATCGCAACCGATCTCCACGTCTGCTTCGACATACGTACTGTCCGGATCGACGACCGTAACACCATTCAGCATGAGTCTTTCGAGGATCTCACGCTGCTTCAATTTCTGCGCGACAGCGAGCTGAACCCTATCGTTCACACCGA
This window contains:
- a CDS encoding glycine--tRNA ligase subunit alpha, with amino-acid sequence MYLQDVIAKLNEYWASLGCMIDQPYDLEVGAGTFHPSTFFGCLREGEWKVAFVQPSRRPTDGRYGENPNRLQRYFQYQVIIKPSPDNAQKVYLDSLSALGIDLKKHDVRFIEDNWESPTLGAWGVGWEVWLDGMEITQFTYFQQIGGIVLKSIPLEITYGLERIAMYLQGKSNIFEVMWNEKLSYGELYRENEKQFSKYNFETASVEKLFTLYDIFASEFESQIKAGCYLVAYDYMAKCSHVFNLLDARNAFSVTQRQDFIRSIRSMARRCAEAFRGGK
- the glyS gene encoding glycine--tRNA ligase subunit beta; protein product: MNNWVLLELGVEELPASEMDSIKEQLQVLVPNLFSEARISFGSCEVFITNRRIAVRLQNVSDRQEDVVLEKRGPSERVAFSDGQPTKALLGFLSSNGATLEDVFVKDGYVHIKKLVEGKNVCEVVPETLVKVITNLKFARPMRWANGDFEFVRPVKWVLALLNDEVIPLRIFDKNSDRYTMSHPYLEKWIAMRHPKDYVQVLEENLVIVDETARRQFIVEQLTEIERAYGLVCEKDPLLIEKICKIAEWPQAIVGKFDENYLKLPQELITVTVKHHLSAFSTSRAGSLTCHFVAFIDRPRDDFSIIVRGYESVVNARLEDARYYFEIDRRKRLEEFNENLKRMVFQKELGSLYDKVVRTQQLVQYMVEKLSKESMKDKAMRAAFLSKADIATHVVYEFPELQGVIGRIYALLDGEDESVALALEDQYSQEPESELGALIGACDRIDTIVGNIAVGNLPSGSKDPYGLRTKADTIYWSVVRYGWDVDLVELLLTAKKLLNIDFDVDKLFEFMSSRFYAFLLSQRFSFDIARAVNHLWSRPLRGYLAAQALTKACQSEDFNNVAIGFERVHNITKNHSDRHFDGALFEEDAEIELLNQFVSVKPKVIESVLKLNYEEAIRHLSSLKPYIDRYFDEVFVMVDREDIRQNRLGFLKNIDELFMLVGDLTQLIRRD
- the guaB gene encoding IMP dehydrogenase, producing the protein MKYEEALTFDDVLLVPQYSEVLPSQTDVRTRLVKDIWINIPLVSAAMDTVTEAALAKALAREGGVGVIHRNMSIEEQAHQVSIVKRAENGVIYDPITIGPEETVEQALKLMSMYKIGGLPVVDEQAKLLGLITNRDIRFEKNLSKPVKLLMTPRSKLIVARPNVTLEEAKQILHKHRIEKLPLVDDGDRLVGIITIKDIMSVIEHPHAARDGKGRLIVGAAVGTGEDVLARVQALRDAQVDFIVIDTAHGHSKRVIETVKKVKQNFPNLPVVAGNVATAEGVKALVEAGADGVKVGVGPGSICTTRVVAGVGVPQFSAIVECARMARELHVTLIADGGIRYSGDIVKALAAGADSVMIGSIFAGTEEAPGETILYQGRKYKAYRGMGSESAMRRGSADRYFQNENAKFVPEGVEGMVPYKGTVKDVVDQLVGGLRAGMGYVGARNLDELRRKAKFVRVTLAGLRESHPHDIIITREASNYWTSSPQE
- a CDS encoding acylphosphatase is translated as MKAVFVKVFGHVQGVGFRYFTYRVAKRLNVTGYVRNAEDGTVEIHAEGEEKILERFLDEVSRGPTMAIVTDVRVEEVPVQGFRSFDIVH
- the tmk gene encoding dTMP kinase; translated protein: MFISFEGIDGSGKGTQVELFLDYLERNGVDFVYVREPGGTPIGELIRNILLSSQNMISKTELLLFLASRAQLVETVIKPALAQNKTIVADRFADSSVAYQGFARGLGVETVKRLNDFATGGLKPDLTFYIDVPVAVALSRKKHFDRIESEGEEFLNKVRQGYLELLKDEPERFVLINGIADELTVHRFIVEEFEKRRKK